The Acidimicrobiales bacterium DNA window GGAGGAGAGCGTCGAGGCTTCCGCCCCGGACCGCCGACAGGTCCCGGGCCGGGAACGACGGGTGTTCGGTGAGGGCCCGACTCATGTGGGGCCAGCCGACCACGTGGGTGACCCTCTCCGTCTCGATGAGGTCGAGGGTTCGGCCAGCCTCGAACCGCTCCTCGAACACGACAGTGGCCCCGGCGTGCATCGCTGAAACAAGGGTGTAGGTCAAACCACCCACCCAGAACAGCGGCATCGGCGTGTAGAGGACGTCCCCGGGGACAAGGTCGCGGAAGGGTAGAAGGTTGTAGGGGTGCCGTACGACGGCACCATGGCCATGGATTACCCCCTTCGGCTCGGCGGTGCTACCCGAGGTGTACATGATCACCATCGGGTCATCGGGAACGACCGCGGCCTCTGCAACTGCCAGGTCGCTGTCGGTGGTGCCCGAGGCACCAGCTACCAGGTCCTCGACCGTCGATGCCCAACCCCGATCGGTGCCGTTCCACACATAGACCTCGGCCAGGTCCGGATGACTGGCTATTTCGATCTCACCATGACGCTGGTCGGCCAGGTCGGGAATCGCGGTTTCGAGTTCTTCGGGGTAGTGGCGACCCAGATAACCATTGGCGGCGACCAGAACTTCAACCCCTGAGTGACTAAGAGCCCAACCGAGTTCTCTCGGCCGAGCGTAGGTACTGAGCAGAGTGGTCACAGCTCCGATACGAGTAGCGGCCAGCCAGGCCACCACCCAGTCAGGACCGTTCGGGGCGAGGAGGCCCAACCGGCTTCCCCGGGCTACCCCACTGGCTAGAAGAGCGCGGGCCATCTCGGCTGACCGCCGCTCCACCTCTCGGTAGGTGACTCGTTGGTCGTCGAGAACAACCAAGATCCGGTCTCCCCAACGATTGGCCGTATCACGGATCAGGCCCGCAGCCGTCGCCTCGTGATCCGGAAACTGGACTCGTCGCTCGTCCGGGGCCGGAGAATCAGCCACGTTCCGGGGCCGCGCCTCAGTCGGCCCCGACGAGGCGGCAGGCGTTGTCACGCATCACCTTCCGCACTTCGTCGTCACTGAAGCCTTCCAACTCGTTGATGAAGTTCAACGGTTCTGAAAGGCCTTCGGCGTGGGGAAAGTCCGAGCCGAACAGCAACCGATCGACACCCAGTAGGTCCTTGAGGAGAGGCATGTCGTCCTCGAAGTACGGAGACACCCAGACGCTGGTTAGGAAACGTTCGACAGGATGACTGGGGAAGGCGAAGGGCATCTTCCCGTGAGCGGTTGTCAGATGCCGGAACAACTCGGGCACCCACATGCCGCCGTTCTCGATCGACACCAACTGGAGTTCCGGGAAGCGGTCCAGGGCCCCATGGCAGATAAGTGCAGCGAAGGTGTCGGAGATACTGCGGTCAGCGAAGGCCACCAGAGGGAAGGCCGAGTGCCGGAACGCCTCGAACTGTCCGGTTCCCGATTCCCAGACCTTGGCGTACTGGCCCGTGCCGCTGAGGCCGGCGTGGAAGGCCACTGGGACTCGAGCTTCCTGCAGCCTGGCCCAGGCCGGGTCGTAGTCGGCCATTCCCGGAGAGCGGTACCCGTCGACGGTCGGTACGGGACCAGGCACCATCATCACGATCCGAGCTCCCATGGAAAGAACCCGGTCGATCTCGGTCACGGCGCTGTCGGGGTCGGCCAAGGTGATCATGGGCGCGGCGAACAGCCGACCGTTCCGGTCGAATCCCCAGTCCTCGTCCAGCCAGGAATTGAAGGCGGTAAACGCCGCTTGAAGGGCCGGAG harbors:
- a CDS encoding acyl--CoA ligase, coding for MADSPAPDERRVQFPDHEATAAGLIRDTANRWGDRILVVLDDQRVTYREVERRSAEMARALLASGVARGSRLGLLAPNGPDWVVAWLAATRIGAVTTLLSTYARPRELGWALSHSGVEVLVAANGYLGRHYPEELETAIPDLADQRHGEIEIASHPDLAEVYVWNGTDRGWASTVEDLVAGASGTTDSDLAVAEAAVVPDDPMVIMYTSGSTAEPKGVIHGHGAVVRHPYNLLPFRDLVPGDVLYTPMPLFWVGGLTYTLVSAMHAGATVVFEERFEAGRTLDLIETERVTHVVGWPHMSRALTEHPSFPARDLSAVRGGSLDALLPPDRRVGDPELRANSLGMTESLGPHSIELIGSALPEIKRGSFGRAVPGIEHRIVDPSTGEEALEGELGEIWIRGYPLMLGLVGVARHEVFMPDGWYRTGDVGHLDADGHLYFKGRMGDQIKTSGMNVMPREVELIIEEQPEVMHAFVAGVAHTERGQDVAAAVVLRPGMSVDPEEILERLRGDLSSYKVPRHVAIYDSPEDLPWLESGKVDLRKLVGMLAERYAP
- a CDS encoding amidohydrolase; this encodes MARPDFRAFDADNHYYEAEDAFTRHIDPSMAKRCMQWAEVNGKKRLLVGGRINKFIPNPTFDPIARPGSLEDYFRGRNTEGLDLATMFGDLDSISEHPEFRDPTARLSVMDDQGLESAFLFPTLGVGMQEALKHDTPALQAAFTAFNSWLDEDWGFDRNGRLFAAPMITLADPDSAVTEIDRVLSMGARIVMMVPGPVPTVDGYRSPGMADYDPAWARLQEARVPVAFHAGLSGTGQYAKVWESGTGQFEAFRHSAFPLVAFADRSISDTFAALICHGALDRFPELQLVSIENGGMWVPELFRHLTTAHGKMPFAFPSHPVERFLTSVWVSPYFEDDMPLLKDLLGVDRLLFGSDFPHAEGLSEPLNFINELEGFSDDEVRKVMRDNACRLVGAD